A single Tamandua tetradactyla isolate mTamTet1 chromosome X, mTamTet1.pri, whole genome shotgun sequence DNA region contains:
- the LOC143670566 gene encoding uncharacterized protein LOC143670566, giving the protein MEKATQGEEPPKPSTKKRRKWKVSYETRPKSGLKMLKRTMGLKRPVQGSSMEKATLGMVAHSGMPENPRQSPDDCPKESKLDENERKEAQETPEPSTTSCDNPSSQPLQIEATELPLCDEAGEISLPRAVQSTSDVDLSQKPSSTLKVMIKIK; this is encoded by the exons ATGGAGAAGGCGACCCAAGGAGAAGAGCCTCCAAAGCCAAGCaccaaaaagagaaggaagtggAAGGTCTCATATGAAACCAGGCCCAAAAGTGGCTTAAAG ATGCTAAAGAGAACCATGGGGTTGAAAAGACCTGTTCAAGGGAGTTCTATGGAAAAGGCCACTCTGGGCATGGTCGCCCATTCAGGAATGCCTGAGAACCCTCGACAGTCTCCTGACGATTGTCCCAAGGAGAGTAAGCTGGACGAAAACGAGCGAAAGGAGGCCCAGGAGACCCCGGAGCCCTCCACCACTTCATGTGACAACCCGAGCAGCCAGCCACTTCAGATCGAGGCCACAGAGCTACCGCTGTGTGATGAGGCTGGAGAGATTTCCCTGCCGAGAGCTGTCCAGTCAACATCAGATGTAGATCTGAGTCAGAAACCGTCGAGTACACTGAAagtaatgattaaaataaaatga